Below is a genomic region from Henckelia pumila isolate YLH828 chromosome 3, ASM3356847v2, whole genome shotgun sequence.
CAGTTTTCTCCGGTACAGTATCTTCTGGCTCTTTCGCTTCTTGTCTTTCATATTCTATCCTCTTCCCACTTCTCAATTCAACTGTTTTTACCTGCTCTTTTGGATTTTTCTCTGTGTCGCTTGGAAAAGTACCTGGATCTCTGCTGGACATCGCTTTAGCCAATTGCCCTATctgattcttcaatttttttatcGATGCATCCTGATTTTGCATTCTGATTTCAGTGGATGATATGAACTTTTGCATCATCTGTTCCATGCTTGAATTCTCCTCCTGATGTTGTTTTCCATCTTATTCCCATATGGCCTATTATTCTGTCCTCCCCATGAAAAGTTTGGATGATGTTTCCACCCTGGATTATATGTATTTGAGAATGGATCATTCCTAGGGCGGTTTTGATTTCTCACATGGTTTACCATGCCTTCCTCCGGTTGATGCGATGGATTGCCCGTCTGACAATCTTTAGTGAAGTGCTCAGCACCACATTTCTCACACCACACTTCTTGAATATGCATCGCAGAATGCCCTAAACTCAGCTCTTCAATCCTCTTATTCATGACCTCAAGCTGAGCTGCTACTGAAGTGAATGCATCAACTTGATGAATTCCTGCGGATCTCCTGGCTGCACTTCTCTCTGACTAAGGATGATAACTACTAGATGCCATCTCCTCAATTAACTCATATCCATCCTCTGGTGATTTTCGTAATAAATTACCACCtgcagctgcatctaacatggtGCGATTAGAGTGAGTAAGaccataataaaaaatttgtacCACAAGACCGTCTGGTAGTTGGTGATGTGGGCATCTCCTCAATAGATCTTTATAGCGCTCCCATGCTTCATAGAGTATTTCCTGTTCTCCTTGAGCAAATATTGTGATGTCAGCTCTTAGCTTCATCGATTTGGATGGTGGGAAGAATTTGGTGAGAAAAGCGTTTGCGAGATCATCCCAAGTGGTAATGAAACCTGCAGGTAGATTCGTTAGCCATGATTTAGCCTTATCTCTTAATGAAAACGGGAATAAACGCAAAATGAATAGCGTCATCAGAAACTCCCTGCATCTTGAAAGTATCACAAATTTCTAGGAAATTTGTAAGGTGAGAATATGGGTCATCGATCATCATCCTACCAAATTGGACTGTGTTTTGCACCATTTGAATGATAGCAGGCTTGATTTCAAAATGATTCGCTGCAATGGTTGGCCTGATGATGCTTGGTCTGGCATCGTCGATGGATGGCAAGGCGCAATCCATCAAAGATCTGTAGACAGGTGGTGTATTATTCTCAGCCTGTCCATCTAAACCTAGTCTTTCTTCGTCCGCCATTGCTTCTTGTTGTAGCCTTCTTCTACTGCAAAAAGTTCATTCGATTTCTGATCAAAAGACACAAGTTCTGAATCAGGTGAATGTTGCATGCACTACTGGAGTATCCTGTAGTTCACAAATGATAATAGTGATTAAAATTGAAGTAGAGaaaattaaacaaaacaaatcaaagtaatcaatagtccccggcaacggcgccaaaaacttgatcgagcaaatactaacacttaaaatCAATATAAATATCTCTCAAATATGCTCAAAATTATCTCAAGTGCAATTATCAAGTTATAGTAaagtgtactgagtacgagtattgTCCTTAGGGACTAtgtcacaaaaattcaattattttacTCCTCTACCCAAAGTAACGAAAATTGATGATTGATTATACTAAAGTTATAAATTAATGAATTCAACTTAAAAcgcttgaaaataaaataaataacaaaagcAACTTTTTAGAATAGAGAAATATAATATGAGAATATTTTGCTGGaatctcggttcaccttccccctaattgaactggacgattgaaATTTACTTTTATACACATAAATTCGACATGAATTTCTGAtatatcgacactctctctcgagtttATGCCAAACTAACTCAAgttaatgaaacaattaaatctctttaattatttatcattactTATTGCTTAGCGTTCTCTGAATTccttcaactttcaacctggtggtctatggttatcaacatgtacAAAAATATCATATctttatgcatattttaagtccatgaatTGTGTCATTCGTGTTAATCATGAATTTATACGAATCTATGCTAAAGTTAGCTACTCCTCCACTTAGAATAATAAATCAtgacaaaatcaaatattagCATAAAGTAAACTCAATTCGTCCAACTATTTCAATCACACAAATGTGTTTCGGGGTTCGGATcccctaaattccaacaaaaaaaagtttagctactataactcataataaaaattaatctaacaatgttttcaacataaaaattcgAAGTTTGGAAGAGAAGAAAACTCAAAACAAGCCGAGCGATCTTCCAACCCCTTCACAGCCGTCGTGCCTTGTTCTTCTGCGTGTCGAACCCTCAAAACGTCTGAAAATATTCTCTTTATATTGCCCCAAGAGTCCTTTCCTTTTAAAACATCCGAAATAACAATTTCCAAAATTACGCAggagcgcccgagcggtagaaagttgcagctcgggcgctaaGAATTCCTCCACCTTACTGCCTGTGTTTCTCAAGCACGCACTCGAGCGGTAAACGCAggagcgcccgagcggtagaaagttgcagctcgggcgctaaGAATTCCTCCACCTTACTGCCTGTGTTTCTCAAGCACGCACTCGAGCGGTAATAAATTACCGCTCGGGCGCTCATTTTCTGTCTCTCTACTGATTTATTGAGCATGCATGCGCTCGAGCTGCCAAATCTTGCAGCTCGAGCGCACCGCACCCTGTTGATTcccaaaaatattgatttttttctcattttcctAACAAAGCAACCATAAATCAAGAGGAGTGAACAAAAAACAAGGGAAGAcactaaatgcaaacaaaattagATTCAAATGAACAAAATGACAC
It encodes:
- the LOC140889727 gene encoding uncharacterized protein; the protein is MADEERLGLDGQAENNTPPVYRSLMDCALPSIDDARPSIIRPTIAANHFEIKPAIIQMVQNTVQFGFITTWDDLANAFLTKFFPPSKSMKLRADITIFAQGEQEILYEAWERYKDLLRRCPHHQLPDGLVSERSAARRSAGIHQVDAFTSVAAQLEVMNKRIEELSLGHSAMHIQEVWCEKCGAEHFTKDCQTGNPSHQPEEGMEENSSMEQMMQKFISSTEIRMQNQDASIKKLKNQIGQLAKAMSSRDPGTFPSDTEKNPKEQVKTVELRSGKRIEYERQEAKEPEDTVPEKTAEVFKKLNINIPFADALMQMPSYAKFLKEILSNKRKLEENARISLTGNFSALVQQDPTKAKRSREFLYPLHD